A part of Citrifermentans bremense genomic DNA contains:
- a CDS encoding NAD-dependent epimerase, whose protein sequence is MAKILVTGAAGFIGYHLSEKLLAKGCEVVGLDNVNDYYDVTLKEGRLSRLEGKPGFRFLRMNLEDREGIKELFAAEKFDSAVNLAAQAGVRYSIQNPYVYIDSNLSGFINILEGCRHNKVKHLVYASSSSVYGANTSMPFSVHHNVDHPVSLYAATKKANELMAHTYSSLYGLPTTGLRFFTVYGPWGRPDMALFLFTKAILEGKPIDVFNYGKMQRDFTFVDDIVEGISRVIDSVPPGDPGWSGANPDPGTSYAPYKIYNIGNNNPVELLRFIEVLEKALGKEAQKNLLPIQAGDVPATYADVDDLMRDVGFKPATSIEEGIGRFVAWYREFYKV, encoded by the coding sequence ATGGCGAAGATACTGGTTACCGGCGCTGCAGGATTTATCGGCTACCACCTTTCGGAGAAGCTCCTCGCCAAGGGGTGCGAGGTGGTCGGCCTGGACAACGTGAACGACTACTACGACGTCACCCTGAAGGAGGGGAGGCTCTCCAGGCTGGAGGGGAAGCCCGGCTTCCGCTTCCTGCGCATGAACCTCGAGGACCGCGAGGGGATCAAGGAGCTCTTCGCCGCCGAGAAGTTCGACAGCGCGGTGAACCTGGCGGCCCAGGCCGGGGTCCGCTACTCGATCCAGAACCCCTACGTCTACATCGACAGCAACCTCTCGGGATTCATCAACATCCTGGAGGGATGCCGCCACAACAAGGTGAAGCACCTGGTCTACGCCTCGTCCTCCTCGGTCTACGGCGCCAACACCTCGATGCCATTTTCGGTACACCACAACGTGGACCATCCCGTCTCGCTCTACGCCGCCACCAAGAAGGCCAACGAGCTGATGGCGCACACCTATTCCAGCCTGTACGGGCTCCCCACCACGGGGCTGCGCTTTTTCACGGTCTATGGACCTTGGGGGCGCCCCGACATGGCGCTCTTTCTCTTCACCAAGGCGATCCTGGAGGGAAAGCCGATCGACGTCTTCAACTACGGGAAGATGCAGCGCGACTTCACCTTCGTGGACGACATCGTTGAAGGCATTAGCCGCGTGATCGACAGCGTCCCCCCGGGCGACCCCGGTTGGAGCGGCGCGAACCCCGACCCCGGGACGAGCTACGCCCCTTACAAGATCTACAACATCGGCAACAACAACCCGGTGGAACTCCTGCGCTTCATCGAGGTGCTGGAAAAGGCCCTGGGCAAGGAGGCGCAGAAGAACCTGCTCCCGATCCAGGCCGGCGACGTCCCGGCTACCTACGCCGACGTAGACGACCTGATGCGGGACGTGGGTTTCAAGCCGGCCACCTCCATCGAGGAAGGTATCGGCAGGTTCGTCGCCTGGTACCGCGAGTTCTACAAGGTCTAA
- the waaC gene encoding lipopolysaccharide heptosyltransferase I — MRVLIVKMSALGDVVHALPVLDYLAQTVKGVEIDWVVEEAFRDMLSGNPLISRLHLARFKAWRKKPFALATLKEVNALANTLKERNYDIVFDLQGNIKSGIVTRITGCPRRYGFDREAVRESLNVYCTTNQIPLRRADQHVNDRALRVVSVPFGKNYQGMQLATDIFTPPEDDAAAEAFLATLSDGLVFVLHHGTTWSTKHWHQEGWISLGQELLALYPEATILLSWSGETEHEGAKEIAAGIGRQVRVLPKLTLKGFAALLKKVDLVLGGDTGPIHIAAAVGTPTVSLYRATDGSRNAPRGEHRAVQSPLSCTKCLRRSCDRDDECRRSIEVKAMLQACQELLDAAESVS; from the coding sequence GTGCGCGTTCTGATCGTCAAGATGTCGGCGCTGGGTGACGTGGTACATGCCCTGCCGGTGCTGGATTACCTGGCCCAAACGGTCAAGGGGGTCGAGATCGACTGGGTGGTGGAAGAGGCTTTCCGGGACATGCTCTCCGGCAACCCGCTGATCTCCCGGCTGCACCTCGCGCGCTTCAAGGCGTGGCGCAAGAAGCCGTTCGCGCTGGCCACGCTTAAAGAGGTGAACGCCCTGGCGAACACGCTCAAGGAGCGCAACTACGACATCGTCTTCGACCTGCAGGGGAACATCAAGAGCGGCATCGTCACCAGGATCACCGGCTGCCCGAGGCGCTACGGCTTCGACCGGGAAGCGGTGCGCGAGAGCCTCAACGTCTACTGCACCACGAACCAGATACCGCTCAGGCGCGCCGACCAGCACGTGAACGACCGGGCGCTGCGGGTGGTGAGCGTCCCCTTCGGCAAGAACTACCAGGGGATGCAGCTTGCCACCGATATCTTCACCCCCCCTGAGGACGATGCGGCCGCCGAGGCGTTCCTGGCGACGCTCTCCGACGGGCTGGTCTTCGTGCTGCATCATGGCACCACCTGGAGCACGAAGCACTGGCACCAGGAAGGGTGGATCTCGCTGGGACAGGAACTTCTGGCACTCTACCCGGAGGCCACCATCCTCCTTTCCTGGAGCGGGGAGACCGAGCACGAGGGGGCCAAGGAGATCGCCGCGGGGATCGGGCGCCAGGTGCGGGTGCTCCCCAAGCTGACCCTGAAGGGATTTGCCGCTCTCTTGAAGAAGGTCGACCTGGTCCTTGGCGGGGACACCGGGCCCATCCACATCGCCGCTGCCGTCGGGACCCCCACGGTCAGCCTGTACCGCGCTACCGACGGTTCCCGCAACGCGCCGCGGGGAGAGCACCGGGCGGTGCAGTCGCCGCTTTCCTGCACCAAGTGCCTGCGCCGCTCCTGCGACCGGGACGACGAGTGCCGCAGGAGCATCGAGGTGAAGGCCATGCTGCAGGCCTGCCAGGAACTCCTGGATGCTGCCGAATCCGTTTCTTGA
- a CDS encoding DUF4254 domain-containing protein, with protein sequence MKMHVQELKLADLIQAFDRLITFWHSDPADYRSEPGELNPIALELGWRNYSLWHEEDKARRTDVDDSMIAQVKRNIDGFNQQRNDLIEKLDEAILAWLTPKVDFDKDLPINSETPGSIVDRIFIMSLKVYHMHEDTLRDDIDDAHRSRSQQKLATLREQRADLEQALHRLLDDYLAGNRKMKLYRQFKMYNDPTLNPELYRQTGA encoded by the coding sequence ATGAAGATGCACGTACAGGAATTGAAACTGGCAGATCTGATCCAGGCGTTCGACCGCCTGATAACCTTCTGGCACAGCGACCCGGCCGATTACAGAAGCGAGCCGGGCGAACTGAACCCTATAGCGCTCGAACTCGGCTGGCGCAACTATTCGCTGTGGCACGAGGAGGACAAGGCGCGCCGCACAGACGTCGACGACAGCATGATCGCCCAGGTGAAGCGCAACATCGACGGCTTCAACCAGCAGAGAAACGACCTGATCGAGAAGCTGGACGAGGCGATCCTCGCCTGGCTCACCCCGAAGGTCGATTTCGATAAGGATCTCCCGATCAACTCGGAGACCCCCGGCTCTATCGTGGACCGCATCTTCATCATGTCGCTCAAGGTCTACCACATGCACGAGGACACCCTGCGCGACGACATCGACGACGCCCACAGAAGCCGCTCCCAGCAAAAGCTCGCCACCCTCAGGGAGCAGCGCGCCGACCTGGAGCAGGCACTGCACCGCCTCCTCGACGATTACCTGGCGGGGAACCGGAAGATGAAGCTGTACCGTCAGTTCAAGATGTACAACGACCCGACCCTGAACCCCGAGCTGTACCGGCAGACAGGCGCCTGA
- a CDS encoding glycosyltransferase family 9 protein: protein MNAKVSNILIIKPGAIGDLLHMTPVIRALKGIYPAASITIMVSSRVTALLFADNPMVDEVVIFDKKGEQKTWGGVFKLWKRLRPKRFDLVLNYQRSNLKGWALVTAAIPCRVLVYHKTRGRVIHAIVDHLRPLARLGVDPERADRSLDFFPSQADTEYAERFVRENGLAGRRLVAFNPGTSSENKCWPIERYAELGDRLAARGVAVVVVGSRDEAPLAAAIRAGMKEQVYDLCGCSLGELAALLKHCEFLVTGDTGPMHIAAAVGTRNLALYGPISPVRSGPVGEGHRIVIHDELDCCPCNSFKCSNKEFRLCMEKITVDEADKVATEMLAVKER from the coding sequence ATGAACGCTAAGGTCTCGAACATACTCATCATCAAGCCGGGCGCCATCGGCGACCTATTGCACATGACCCCCGTGATCCGGGCCCTGAAGGGGATCTACCCCGCAGCCTCCATTACCATCATGGTAAGCTCCCGCGTCACCGCGCTTCTTTTCGCGGACAATCCGATGGTGGACGAGGTGGTAATCTTCGACAAGAAGGGGGAGCAGAAGACCTGGGGCGGCGTCTTCAAACTCTGGAAGCGGCTCAGGCCCAAGCGCTTCGACCTGGTGCTCAACTACCAGCGGAGCAACCTGAAGGGTTGGGCGCTGGTGACGGCGGCCATCCCTTGCCGGGTGCTGGTCTACCACAAGACCCGCGGACGGGTGATCCACGCCATCGTCGACCACCTGCGCCCCCTGGCCCGCCTCGGTGTGGACCCGGAGCGGGCCGACCGCTCCCTCGACTTCTTCCCCTCGCAGGCGGATACCGAGTACGCGGAGCGGTTCGTGCGGGAGAACGGCCTGGCAGGCAGGCGCCTGGTCGCCTTCAACCCCGGGACCAGCAGCGAGAACAAGTGCTGGCCCATCGAGCGCTACGCGGAGCTGGGGGACCGGCTGGCTGCGCGCGGCGTGGCCGTGGTGGTGGTCGGGAGCCGGGACGAGGCTCCGCTTGCTGCGGCGATCCGGGCGGGGATGAAGGAGCAGGTGTACGATCTGTGCGGCTGTTCGCTGGGGGAGCTCGCCGCTTTGCTCAAGCACTGCGAGTTCCTGGTCACCGGCGACACCGGCCCCATGCACATAGCGGCCGCGGTCGGCACCAGGAACCTGGCGCTTTACGGCCCGATCAGCCCTGTGAGAAGCGGCCCGGTCGGCGAGGGGCACCGGATAGTCATCCACGACGAACTGGACTGCTGCCCCTGCAACAGCTTCAAGTGCAGCAACAAGGAGTTCAGGCTCTGCATGGAGAAGATAACGGTCGACGAGGCGGATAAGGTAGCGACGGAAATGTTGGCAGTCAAAGAGAGGTGA
- a CDS encoding glycosyltransferase has product MKRLLFIEPNLRSPSGHYCDFVRALGSRATDAVLEVFAHPEADAMLERMAGVQVCRQEPRVGSPLAEWRTIARETRAGNPFLVLTADARHAAAVTMTAAFTGKDPNAARLFFHRPPTTVRDQYLFPLTWGAREHALAVTSTEQVAESLRGMGYRRVVCVPYPAQGPATAPEPVPFSHLLMAGAARLNKGLDLVAGMAGNWAAQGRNIPLLVQVSQKHADRHGRREGEVVRALLACGYQGLRGDDSAPDRAEYLSRFKGALVLAPYAREQFASQVSGIVLDALLLGSPVIATSGTWPGAQVERFGAGETIAERTPEALSAAVDRVLADWDGYSARACEAARTLAQEHDPARLLRVLLEGEGAL; this is encoded by the coding sequence ATGAAAAGACTTCTGTTCATAGAGCCGAACCTGCGCAGTCCCAGCGGGCATTACTGCGATTTCGTGCGCGCTTTGGGGAGCCGCGCCACCGACGCCGTTCTCGAGGTCTTCGCGCACCCCGAGGCGGACGCGATGCTGGAGCGGATGGCCGGGGTGCAGGTCTGCCGGCAGGAGCCGAGGGTGGGGAGCCCGCTCGCCGAGTGGCGCACCATTGCGCGGGAGACCCGCGCCGGCAACCCCTTTCTGGTCTTGACCGCCGATGCGCGCCATGCCGCCGCAGTGACCATGACCGCCGCCTTTACCGGCAAGGACCCCAACGCTGCACGGCTCTTTTTTCACCGTCCTCCCACCACGGTCCGTGACCAGTACCTGTTCCCGCTCACCTGGGGCGCCCGTGAGCATGCTCTCGCCGTCACCTCCACGGAGCAGGTGGCCGAGTCGCTGCGGGGCATGGGGTACCGCCGCGTGGTCTGCGTCCCATATCCGGCGCAGGGACCCGCGACCGCACCTGAGCCGGTTCCCTTCTCCCACCTGCTGATGGCGGGGGCGGCGCGCCTCAACAAGGGGCTCGACCTGGTCGCGGGGATGGCCGGAAACTGGGCGGCACAGGGGAGAAACATCCCCCTTTTGGTGCAGGTCTCCCAAAAGCACGCCGACCGGCACGGCCGTCGCGAGGGGGAGGTTGTGCGCGCCCTTCTTGCCTGCGGCTACCAGGGGTTGAGGGGCGACGACAGCGCTCCCGACAGGGCCGAGTACCTCTCCCGCTTCAAGGGGGCGCTGGTCTTGGCACCCTACGCCCGCGAGCAGTTCGCAAGCCAGGTGAGCGGCATCGTGCTGGACGCGCTTTTGCTCGGCTCCCCGGTGATCGCCACCAGCGGCACCTGGCCCGGAGCCCAGGTGGAGCGCTTCGGCGCCGGCGAGACCATTGCCGAGCGCACGCCGGAGGCGCTCTCCGCGGCCGTCGACCGGGTGCTGGCCGACTGGGACGGCTACAGCGCCAGGGCCTGCGAGGCCGCAAGGACCCTTGCCCAGGAGCATGATCCGGCGCGCCTTTTACGGGTGCTACTGGAGGGAGAGGGGGCGCTGTAG
- a CDS encoding DegT/DnrJ/EryC1/StrS family aminotransferase, translating into MVPFLDLKAPYLELKDELDAAYRRVMESGWFITGREVEAFEAEFAAFCGTKHCIGVGNGLDALHLILRAMEIGPGDEVIVASNTYIATWLAVSYAGATPVPVEPDEATHNMRPELIEAAITPATRAIMPVHLYGQPADMDPILDIARRHGLKVIEDSAQAHGATYRGKRAGNLGDAAGFSFYPGKNLGALGDGGAVTTNDGALADKIRLLRSYGSKVRYCHEVQGFNSRLDELQAAFLRVKLARLDAWNERRKAIAKLYLEGIRLDRLRLPRVIDGAESAWHLFAVCHHERDRLQGALKEAGIETLIHYPVPPHRQDAYRAVQLPQGSLPVAERLAQQVLSLPMGPHLSAADAERVIAVVNEALR; encoded by the coding sequence ATGGTCCCCTTTCTTGACCTGAAGGCCCCCTACCTGGAGCTGAAGGACGAGCTCGACGCGGCCTACCGCCGTGTGATGGAGTCGGGATGGTTCATCACCGGACGCGAAGTCGAGGCGTTCGAGGCGGAGTTCGCAGCCTTTTGCGGGACGAAGCACTGCATCGGCGTCGGCAATGGGCTGGACGCGCTGCACCTCATCCTGCGCGCCATGGAGATTGGCCCCGGCGACGAGGTGATCGTCGCTTCCAACACCTACATCGCCACCTGGCTTGCCGTCTCCTACGCCGGTGCCACGCCGGTACCCGTCGAGCCGGACGAGGCGACGCACAACATGAGGCCGGAGCTGATCGAGGCCGCCATCACCCCTGCTACCCGTGCCATCATGCCGGTGCACCTCTACGGCCAGCCGGCGGATATGGACCCGATCCTCGATATCGCCAGGCGCCACGGTCTGAAGGTCATCGAGGACTCGGCGCAGGCGCACGGCGCGACCTACCGCGGCAAAAGGGCGGGGAACCTCGGCGACGCGGCCGGCTTCAGCTTCTATCCCGGCAAGAACCTCGGCGCGCTGGGGGACGGCGGCGCCGTCACCACGAACGACGGCGCGCTTGCCGACAAGATCCGCCTGCTGCGCAGCTACGGCTCCAAGGTCCGCTACTGCCACGAGGTGCAGGGCTTCAACTCGCGCCTGGACGAACTGCAGGCTGCGTTTTTGCGGGTCAAGCTTGCACGGCTCGACGCCTGGAACGAACGGCGCAAAGCGATCGCGAAGCTCTACCTCGAAGGGATACGCCTTGACCGGCTGCGCCTGCCGCGCGTTATTGACGGGGCGGAGTCGGCCTGGCATCTCTTCGCCGTCTGCCATCACGAACGCGACCGGCTCCAGGGAGCGCTCAAGGAGGCAGGCATCGAGACCCTGATCCACTACCCGGTTCCGCCCCACCGCCAGGACGCCTATCGGGCCGTGCAGCTGCCGCAGGGAAGTCTCCCCGTTGCCGAGCGCCTGGCGCAACAGGTCTTGAGCCTTCCGATGGGGCCGCACCTCTCAGCCGCGGACGCAGAGCGGGTCATCGCGGTCGTGAACGAGGCACTGCGGTAG
- a CDS encoding sugar 3,4-ketoisomerase, whose protein sequence is MSLSKCKLIDLPKISDPRGNLTFIEENRHFPFDIKRVYYLYDVPGGAERGGHAHREMNQMIIAMSGSFDVVLDDGFERKRFHMNRSYYALYVAPMVWREIDNFSSGAVLLSLASNFYDESDYYREYDHFLRDVRGGK, encoded by the coding sequence ATGTCTCTTTCCAAGTGCAAACTGATCGATCTCCCCAAGATCTCCGATCCGCGCGGGAACCTGACCTTCATCGAGGAGAACAGGCACTTCCCCTTCGACATAAAGCGCGTCTACTACCTCTACGACGTCCCGGGGGGAGCGGAACGCGGCGGGCACGCGCACCGCGAGATGAACCAGATGATCATCGCCATGTCCGGCAGCTTCGACGTGGTGCTCGACGACGGCTTCGAGCGGAAGCGCTTCCACATGAACCGCTCGTACTACGCCCTGTACGTGGCGCCCATGGTCTGGCGGGAGATCGACAACTTCTCCTCCGGTGCCGTCCTTTTGTCGCTTGCCTCAAACTTCTACGACGAAAGCGACTACTACCGCGAATACGATCACTTTTTGCGCGACGTCAGGGGAGGGAAGTGA
- a CDS encoding N-acetyltransferase, with the protein MNYFVHSHALVESTKIGDNTRIWAFAHVLPQATIGSDCNICDHVFIENDVVVGDRVTVKCGVQLWDGLRVADDVFIGPNATFTNDMYPRSKKPFQLLKTVVECGATIGANATILPGLTIGAGAMVAAGAVVTKDVPAGALVAGNPARLIRYIEEKC; encoded by the coding sequence TTGAACTACTTCGTACACAGCCATGCCCTGGTGGAGTCGACGAAGATCGGCGACAACACCAGGATCTGGGCCTTCGCGCATGTGCTCCCGCAGGCGACCATCGGCTCGGACTGCAATATCTGCGACCATGTTTTCATCGAAAACGACGTCGTGGTGGGAGACCGGGTGACTGTCAAGTGTGGCGTGCAGCTCTGGGACGGACTGCGCGTGGCGGACGACGTCTTCATCGGCCCAAACGCCACCTTTACCAACGACATGTACCCCCGCAGCAAGAAACCGTTTCAGCTTCTCAAAACGGTCGTGGAGTGTGGGGCGACGATCGGTGCCAACGCCACCATCCTTCCCGGTTTGACCATCGGCGCCGGAGCCATGGTGGCGGCTGGCGCCGTGGTCACCAAGGATGTCCCGGCTGGCGCCTTAGTGGCCGGCAACCCGGCGCGCCTGATCCGGTACATCGAGGAGAAGTGCTGA
- a CDS encoding glycosyltransferase family 2 protein, whose amino-acid sequence MALPKVSHFIITYNQRAYIEQALQSAVDQDYPELEIVVADDGSVDGTAEIVADFALRYPGKVIPSLAESNGGITSNCNRALALCSGKYISCQGGDDVLLPGKISHQVQWLEADERRVMCGHDVRVFFTSLDGSEHVRGSGRAGRNGVGAGKIIEGGVGSFFMGTSLMWRASATPPGGFDTRIPISSDWKFIIDVVGLDGVWGAVDGVYALYRIHPQNISSTKRDSIIMETLRTFVYLRQQYPAFRSELNLARREIFYNVAKVYYRNNSFGRARRVFRALLGTEGSGSWGQKARVLKYLFKCRRRSRGAI is encoded by the coding sequence ATGGCTTTACCGAAAGTTTCACACTTCATAATCACCTACAATCAGCGCGCCTACATTGAACAGGCACTACAAAGCGCCGTAGATCAAGACTACCCTGAACTTGAGATTGTGGTGGCGGACGACGGTTCAGTGGACGGCACTGCAGAGATCGTCGCTGACTTTGCCCTGAGGTACCCCGGGAAAGTCATCCCTTCCTTGGCCGAGAGCAATGGGGGAATAACGAGTAACTGCAATCGTGCCTTGGCCCTATGTAGCGGAAAATACATCTCGTGCCAGGGCGGAGACGACGTCCTGCTTCCGGGGAAGATTTCGCACCAGGTACAGTGGCTGGAGGCGGACGAGAGACGGGTCATGTGTGGGCACGATGTGCGTGTCTTCTTCACCTCTTTGGACGGCTCGGAGCATGTGAGAGGAAGTGGTAGAGCCGGTCGCAACGGTGTCGGAGCGGGCAAAATCATCGAAGGGGGCGTCGGTTCCTTCTTCATGGGGACCTCGCTGATGTGGCGCGCCTCTGCCACCCCTCCCGGCGGTTTCGACACGCGGATACCGATCTCCTCAGACTGGAAGTTCATTATCGATGTCGTCGGTCTCGACGGTGTATGGGGGGCGGTAGACGGCGTGTATGCGCTGTACCGCATTCATCCTCAGAATATTTCCAGTACCAAGCGTGACAGCATAATCATGGAAACCCTGCGGACTTTCGTTTATTTGCGACAGCAGTACCCAGCGTTCCGAAGCGAACTCAACTTGGCCAGGAGGGAGATTTTTTACAACGTGGCCAAGGTGTACTATCGGAACAACAGCTTTGGCAGGGCGCGCAGGGTCTTCAGGGCGCTTCTCGGCACGGAAGGGAGTGGCTCGTGGGGACAGAAGGCGCGGGTCTTGAAGTACTTATTCAAATGCAGACGCAGAAGCAGGGGGGCAATTTGA
- a CDS encoding glycosyltransferase has product MSERPLISFILLAYRQEQFVADAVAAALAQTYEPLEIILTDDCSPDGTFRIMSEMAEAYRGPHKIILNRSPENLGICGHINRAVGLSRGDLIILAAADDISLPERTLALYQHWQGQGGRADSVFSDAFLIDEEGCRTGRLFEKTAASFAGSVEEAVQRGGVGVPGCTHMFTRRSFDNFGPIDPVVIAEDMVLPFRSLLGGGVTFVDLPLVNYRVHCSNESIAATKIPSRARRERSAKNATAVLQTWLNDLKTASATGMISKERARTLSDRIAMERYWSIVEARCYATSLRSALAEFLRDAMKHLGRIIDRYRRSKKW; this is encoded by the coding sequence GTGAGCGAGCGTCCGCTGATCAGTTTCATATTGCTCGCCTACCGCCAGGAGCAGTTTGTTGCGGACGCGGTGGCGGCGGCACTGGCGCAGACCTATGAGCCGCTGGAAATAATCCTGACCGACGACTGCTCGCCCGACGGGACCTTCCGCATCATGAGTGAGATGGCTGAGGCGTACCGCGGCCCGCACAAGATCATCCTGAACCGCAGCCCCGAAAACCTCGGCATCTGCGGTCATATCAACCGAGCCGTTGGCCTCTCCAGAGGCGATCTTATAATCCTTGCGGCCGCTGACGACATATCCTTGCCGGAGCGGACACTGGCACTGTACCAGCATTGGCAGGGACAGGGAGGACGAGCGGATTCGGTTTTCTCCGATGCGTTCCTCATCGACGAGGAGGGGTGCCGAACGGGGCGGCTCTTCGAGAAGACGGCAGCATCCTTCGCCGGCTCTGTCGAGGAGGCAGTGCAGCGCGGCGGGGTGGGAGTGCCAGGCTGCACCCACATGTTCACCAGGCGGAGCTTCGATAACTTCGGACCCATCGACCCAGTGGTAATTGCCGAGGATATGGTGCTTCCTTTTCGGAGCCTGCTGGGAGGAGGGGTCACTTTCGTGGACCTCCCGCTGGTGAACTACAGGGTTCACTGCAGCAACGAGAGCATCGCGGCCACAAAAATTCCTTCCCGTGCCAGGAGGGAGCGAAGCGCCAAAAACGCCACCGCGGTGCTGCAGACTTGGCTAAACGACCTGAAAACGGCCTCGGCGACAGGCATGATCTCCAAGGAGAGGGCACGTACGCTGAGCGACCGTATCGCGATGGAGCGCTACTGGAGCATCGTGGAGGCGAGATGCTACGCGACTAGCCTTCGGAGTGCCCTCGCCGAATTCCTTCGGGACGCAATGAAGCACCTTGGCCGCATCATCGACCGGTACCGCCGCAGCAAAAAATGGTGA
- a CDS encoding glycosyltransferase family 4 protein has translation MRVAMIDNSRGWGGAEQVMLMVASKLRERGHEVTVFVREGGALVEPFRKAGHDVCAVPRKGLGLLTGVARTASEIRRGRFDLIHVHRNHDLVVGKIASVAAGLPMLLTQHCLLGSTSSSIINLADRIVAVSGFIGDDMKRRFPVLSGKVQVIHNGIDLTPFKEPRPGFWEKVPAVAGAKPLLGVIGYFYKNQEELIAMMPRVREKLPQAKLVIIGKDDEKQPALEKLAAELGVADAVHFPGKIPYAEIGDAMAGLDFNVSAFRREGCALNVLESLAVGTPFVGYRSGSYPELALDGETGVLVDDQDQFVEALARLSADPELVASMRQRAREDAFVRFDLNRMVDDYVDRYREMAGERG, from the coding sequence ATGCGCGTTGCCATGATCGACAACAGCCGCGGCTGGGGCGGAGCCGAGCAGGTTATGCTGATGGTCGCTTCCAAGCTGCGCGAGCGGGGCCACGAGGTGACCGTGTTCGTGCGGGAGGGTGGCGCCCTGGTGGAGCCTTTCCGGAAGGCGGGGCATGATGTCTGCGCCGTGCCGCGAAAGGGGCTCGGGCTTCTCACCGGTGTCGCCAGGACGGCAAGCGAGATCCGGCGCGGCAGGTTCGACCTGATCCACGTGCACAGAAACCATGACCTCGTGGTCGGCAAGATCGCCTCCGTCGCTGCGGGGCTCCCGATGCTCCTCACCCAGCACTGCCTTTTGGGGAGCACCTCCAGCTCCATCATCAACCTGGCCGACCGGATCGTCGCGGTATCCGGCTTCATCGGCGACGACATGAAGCGCCGCTTCCCGGTCCTTTCCGGCAAGGTGCAGGTGATCCACAACGGCATCGACCTCACCCCGTTCAAGGAGCCGAGGCCCGGCTTTTGGGAGAAGGTTCCGGCGGTAGCGGGCGCCAAGCCGCTGCTGGGGGTGATCGGCTACTTCTACAAGAACCAGGAGGAGCTGATCGCGATGATGCCGCGGGTGCGGGAAAAGCTCCCCCAGGCGAAGCTCGTCATCATCGGCAAGGACGACGAGAAGCAGCCCGCGCTCGAGAAGCTTGCGGCCGAGCTGGGGGTGGCGGACGCCGTCCACTTCCCGGGTAAGATCCCGTATGCGGAGATCGGCGACGCCATGGCCGGGCTCGACTTCAACGTGAGCGCCTTCCGCCGCGAGGGGTGCGCCCTGAACGTCCTGGAATCTTTGGCCGTCGGCACACCCTTCGTAGGCTACCGCTCCGGCAGCTATCCCGAGCTTGCCCTCGACGGCGAAACCGGGGTGCTGGTCGACGACCAGGACCAGTTCGTTGAGGCGCTGGCGCGCCTCTCCGCCGATCCCGAACTCGTTGCCTCGATGAGGCAAAGGGCGCGGGAAGACGCCTTCGTCCGCTTCGACCTGAACAGGATGGTTGACGACTACGTGGACCGCTACCGGGAGATGGCGGGGGAGCGGGGGTGA